The sequence GGTGAATAAACAACTCTCATTAATTGAAACCATTCAAGAGTTATATCAAGACGACAGAATGTTCGTAGCGTTATTGATTCTGTTATTTTCTATTTGTATTCCATTAATTAAAACCTTGTTAGTGAGTTTTGCTTACTTTAAACGTAATACAGTACTTGAAGCTAAAATTTATGAATTTGTGAGTAAAATTGGTAAATGGTCTATGGCTGATGTATTCATTGTTGCGATATTTTTAGCTGTGCTTTCTACAAATCATGCTGAAACGGCTAACAATCAAGCATTAGTTATATTTGGATTTCAGATGGAACTTATGATCTCTAGTCGAACCTTATCAGCAGTAGGGCAAGGGTTTTATTATTTTGTAGGTTATTGTTTGCTTTCTTTATTAGCAACACAAATAAGTTTTAGTAGTTTAACTGTTAAGGCTTTTGATATTACCCAAGTTGGTATACAAAAAAATTAGTTGGTTAGAGCCAAAACTAGAATTTAGTTTTGGCTGCATTCATTACTATTGCATCAACCACATTTTAGCTTGTCGAGGTGGTAAGTAAAACTTGTGCCATTGCGATGTCACATATTGCACTTCAGTAGGGTTTAGCACATTTATATAATTACGATACCAATATAAATTATGGTTTGCTGTGTCTACCCATACGTCTTGACCTGAACCACATTTATTAATACCTACAATTCCAGCATGATCTCGTTTAAATAAAATCATACAGTCATTAAAAGCGATTATCTGCATGTCATGATCTTTAACTTCATTATGAAATTTAACCATAGCTTTAATATCTTCGCGTTTATATAAATCTAACCAGCGATTACCATCATTACTTTCATTATGATCTGAATACATCATCGGTACACCACCGTCTCTACCAAGAATGTACGCATTAGCAAGCATTTCATCAACGGGATCTAAAATTTGATATCTAAATCCAACGTTAGTCGGTATATCATGTGTTATTGAAAAAGTGATAGATCTGTTTTTAGGTAAAGCTTGGCCATAAGCAATTGGGTCAACTAATAAATTCATTGAACCACCAAAACCTAAAGCATTTCTTAATGATGCAAATAATGGGAAATCATATGCGCTGTGATCAGTTTGAGACAGGTATGGTGCTAAAAAATTATCATAACTGTCATCACCAGCACCACTAGAAGTGATAATTTCACCGAATATGTGCATATTTTTTGTAATTTCATCTGTAAATACAGAATTTATATGATAGTTGCTCATGTGTTTTGCAGCGTCAACTCTAAAACCGGATACACCAATTTGTTTTAAAGCTTTAAGGTAAGACTTCTGTTGTTCTACAATTTTGTTGTTTGGATCTAAATCTGGTAATCCGGTATCACCATTTCCACCACATAAACGCCAATATTGAACATGTCCGGGGTTTCCCCAGTCTGTAATACATCCTGCTGGATTAAAGTCGCTTTCATTAATGTAGTTATTTGATAAATTACCGAACAGTTTAATACTATTATAGTAGCTCAAATTACTGGAATATTGTGACAGTATTGTATCTCCAGGATAGTTTAAATCAGCTCTTTTATATGACTCATTTGCCATATGGTTGAAGACAATATCGGCATAAACTTCTATACCTTTGTTTTTAAGAGTCTGTACCATGATTCTAAAATCATTAGTATTCCCTAACGGATTATCAATTAATCTTAAATCTTGAGGTTGGTATCTTGCCCACCATTGATTTCCAGTAGATTTATATGCAGGCGACACTAAAACTTTTTTATATCCAATAGATGAAATTTCATCAGCTTTATCAGTGATATGCGAATAGTTCCAATTAAAAGCATGCAGTATTACATCAGCTTTAATTGATATAGAAAATATTAAACTGATACTTAATAGTAATGGTTTAAATATAGAGTTATCCAACAAAAATTTATTGTACTTCAGCCATAGATACTTACATTTCATAATTATTATCTCTTTTTAGTAAGTTGGTTTTAAAACCGGTATTATGGTGTTGAATAAAGTACAATCCTGTGATTACATTTTTGCAACACCGATGTATTGACGATAAATTAATCGATTAATAAAAGCTATAGACTGCATACGTATGTATAAAAATATTTGTTTAATAGGTTAAATATAAATAACTATGTTAGATGTTGATGTCAGATAGAACTATGGTAGAAAATAAAGATAAGATGAACATATTTAATGTCTGTGTGGTTCGAGTTAAATTTCACTTTTAAAAACAAAAAAGGTAAGACATCAGTCTTACCTTTTGGCCATTTAGTTAAATCTTAATGGGATATTACTGTATAACTTAACAGTTATAGAGCAACGATATTTTCAGCTTGAGGGCCTTTTTGACCATCAGTAACTACAAACTCTACTTTTTGACCTTCAGCTAACGTTTTGAAACCGTCACCTTGAATTGCACTAAAGTGAGCAAAAACATCTGGGCCTGAAGCTTGTTCGATAAAACCAAAACCTTTAGCTTCGTTAAACCATTTTACTGTACCAGTAGTTGTATTAGACATAATAATAATCCTATTCTTTAAAAGTAATTTTGCCCTAGGGCGATGATGCTGGAAGTCTTACTGTTACTTATAAAAAACAGAACGAGGAACATAAAATGTATCTTCGAAATGATATAACATAAATATACTGCGTGCTTTCAATCTGTGCGTATTATATACAATGGGATTGTGAAGTAAAGTGTTTTGTTTAAAAATTAAACAGTATGAGTATTCATAACAATTTTGATCGACTTTATTTTTTAATAAAATTAGCGCGGATAAATCCCCGCCTAGAGAGTGAATGAATTACATACATGTAATAATGTCTGTTTTGTAGGTCGGCCTTTAAGCTAACGATTATAGTAAAGTCTTACAAAAAGTAAGACTTATTCAAGTGGAGCCAGTAGTGCTCCTAATACATCATCGGTTAAACTTAGTTTGTTTTCACTGACTTCTTCAGATAATAAGGCATTTGCAAGTTCGGCTTTATTTTGTTGTATTTTTTGAATCTTTTCTTCGATCGAATTTTCAATAATATACTTGTAAACAAAAACGGGCTTATCTTGGCCAATACGATATGCTCTATCTGTTGCTTGGTTTTCTACGGCAGGATTCCACCAAGGATCAAAGTGAATAACTGTATCGGCCACCGTTAAGTTTAAACCTACGCCGCCTGCTTTTAAGCTAATTAGAAATACAGGCACTTCGCCTTGTTGAAATTTATCAATCTCATGCTGTCTTTTGATTGTTGTCCCCGTTAATTTAGCGAAATCAATACTGGCAGCGGTTAGGGCTTCATCAATTAAGGCTAGCATACTGGTAAATTGCGAAAATATTATTATTTTACGTCCTTCAAGAATCTGTTCAGGTAATGTTTCCATTAAATGATTAAGTTTGGCCGACTGATTTACCTTTTTAGTACCTTTAAGTGATAATAATTTGGGGTGATTACATACTTGCCTAAGCTTTAACAATGCGTCTAATACTTCTATTTGACTGCGATTTAATCCTTTATCTGCAATGATATCTTTTAAGCGTGTATCCATTGCTAAACGCACTGATTCGTAAAGCTCGGCTTGTTTACCTTCAATCCGTAAGGTTTGTATTATTTCTGTTTTCGGCGGGAGCTCAAGGGCGATATTGTCTTTGGTCCTACGTAGAATAAACGGCTTTATACGCTGATTTAATAATGTTTTACGCTCATGGTCGCCATGTTTTTCAATAGGCGTTCTAAAAAGTTTAGTAAACTGTTTTTGACCGCCTAAAAATCCAGGCATTAAAAAATTGAATTGCGCCCAAAATTCACCTAAATGGTTTTCCATTGGCGTGCCGGTCAAACATAATTTATGCTCAGATTTTAGGGTTAAAAAGGCTTGGTATAACTTTGTTTTTGAGTTTTTAATATAGTGTGCTTCATCTAGTATCAAATAATAAAAGTCTTGTTCACTATAATGCGCTAAATCTTTGGTAATGAGCGCATAACTTGTGATAATGATATCTACCTGATTTTCATTTTGTTCAAAACAATCAAAATACTGTTTACGCTTACTGCCATGTAGTACTTGATATGAAAGCTCAGGCGTAAATTTGTCTATTTCATTAGCCCAATTAAATATGACACTAGTAGGCGCGACTATTAATACAGGTTCATTAAGTCTGCCTTGTTGTTTCTCTATTAATAGGTGAGCCAAAGTTTGAATGGTTTTTCC is a genomic window of Pseudoalteromonas sp. '520P1 No. 423' containing:
- a CDS encoding paraquat-inducible protein A — protein: MIKKHIGFALNILAIALFIPGIYFPMFSLNMDMAVNVANTSLTSDLVNKQLSLIETIQELYQDDRMFVALLILLFSICIPLIKTLLVSFAYFKRNTVLEAKIYEFVSKIGKWSMADVFIVAIFLAVLSTNHAETANNQALVIFGFQMELMISSRTLSAVGQGFYYFVGYCLLSLLATQISFSSLTVKAFDITQVGIQKN
- a CDS encoding cold-shock protein, which gives rise to MSNTTTGTVKWFNEAKGFGFIEQASGPDVFAHFSAIQGDGFKTLAEGQKVEFVVTDGQKGPQAENIVAL
- a CDS encoding alpha-amylase family protein; amino-acid sequence: MKCKYLWLKYNKFLLDNSIFKPLLLSISLIFSISIKADVILHAFNWNYSHITDKADEISSIGYKKVLVSPAYKSTGNQWWARYQPQDLRLIDNPLGNTNDFRIMVQTLKNKGIEVYADIVFNHMANESYKRADLNYPGDTILSQYSSNLSYYNSIKLFGNLSNNYINESDFNPAGCITDWGNPGHVQYWRLCGGNGDTGLPDLDPNNKIVEQQKSYLKALKQIGVSGFRVDAAKHMSNYHINSVFTDEITKNMHIFGEIITSSGAGDDSYDNFLAPYLSQTDHSAYDFPLFASLRNALGFGGSMNLLVDPIAYGQALPKNRSITFSITHDIPTNVGFRYQILDPVDEMLANAYILGRDGGVPMMYSDHNESNDGNRWLDLYKREDIKAMVKFHNEVKDHDMQIIAFNDCMILFKRDHAGIVGINKCGSGQDVWVDTANHNLYWYRNYINVLNPTEVQYVTSQWHKFYLPPRQAKMWLMQ